In one window of Salvia miltiorrhiza cultivar Shanhuang (shh) unplaced genomic scaffold, IMPLAD_Smil_shh original_scaffold_259, whole genome shotgun sequence DNA:
- the LOC131003711 gene encoding serine/threonine-protein kinase-like protein At3g51990 yields the protein MGYLSCNEKSAIAICDSYNWELLSKNPRKIRRPFKIAEFDLSDLHSATDGFSAAKLLGKGSHGWVYKAELQRLKLVAAVKKTKAPSIYGGAANPADNELEILSRIYHPRLVNLIGFAVDPNQHKLIVVEYMPNGSLFDLLHGSRRPPGWVKRTRFALQVAWAVQFLHSSQPPIIHRDIKSSNVLIDADFNSRISDFGLALRGHVEDVRVRSTPPAGTLGYLDPGYLAPGDLSTKSDVFSFGILLLEIISGRNAIDVNYSPPSVVEWALPEIESGNFEGICDPRIGPPDDAGALRRMAVLAARCVRCAAERRPGMEEVVECLKGVYKRMKMQSQICVNVGRRVAKYEALDDGAEVVRNARTGSRRNGKVSSVASVQVRSDVERVGRSKSMGSGSEIKYQSLDGGWRRVKMSKSKSMGINALSIGSTKWEESKLLVDLGENVGGEEK from the coding sequence ATGGGCTATCTTTCTTGCAATGAGAAGTCGGCCATTGCCATCTGCGACTCATATAACTGGGAGCTACTGTCCAAGAATCCCAGGAAAATTCGTCGCCCATTCAAAATTGCCGAGTTCGATCTATCCGATCTTCACTCCGCCACCGACGGTTTTTCCGCCGCCAAATTGCTAGGCAAAGGCAGCCACGGCTGGGTGTACAAGGCTGAGCTCCAGCGGCTCAAGCTCGTCGCCGCCGTAAAAAAGACTAAGGCGCCCAGCATCTACGGCGGCGCCGCCAACCCCGCCGACAATGAGTTGGAGATTCTATCGAGGATATACCACCCCCGCCTCGTCAACTTGATTGGCTTCGCCGTGGATCCGAATCAGCACAAGCTGATCGTGGTCGAGTACATGCCAAACGGTTCCTTATTCGACTTGCTGCACGGCTCGCGCAGACCGCCCGGCTGGGTCAAGCGAACCCGGTTCGCGCTGCAGGTGGCGTGGGCGGTTCAGTTCCTGCACTCGTCGCAGCCGCCGATCATCCACCGCGACATAAAATCATCCAACGTTCTAATCGACGCGGATTTCAATTCGCGGATCAGCGACTTCGGGCTGGCGCTGAGGGGACACGTGGAGGATGTGAGGGTCCGGTCCACGCCGCCGGCCGGGACGCTCGGGTACCTCGACCCGGGCTATCTTGCGCCGGGGGATCTCAGCACCAAATCCGACGTGTTCAGCTTCGGGATCCTGCTGCTGGAGATCATCAGCGGCCGCAACGCCATCGACGTCAACTACAGCCCGCCGTCGGTGGTGGAGTGGGCGCTGCCGGAGATCGAATCCGGCAACTTCGAGGGAATCTGCGACCCGAGGATCGGGCCGCCGGACGATGCGGGGGCGCTGCGGCGGATGGCGGTGCTGGCGGCGCGGTGCGTGAGGTGCGCGGCGGAGAGGCGGCCGGGGATGGAGGAAGTGGTGGAGTGTCTTAAGGGCGTGTACAAGAGGATGAAGATGCAATCGCAGATTTGCGTCAACGTGGGGCGGCGGGTGGCGAAGTATGAGGCGTTGGACGACGGCGCGGAGGTGGTGAGGAATGCGAGGACGGGGAGCAGGAGGAACGGGAAAGTATCGAGTGTGGCGAGTGTACAAGTGAGGAGTGACGTGGAACGTGTCGGTAGGTCAAAGTCGATGGGTTCGGGTAGTGAGATTAAATATCAGTCGTTGGATGGTGGTTGGAGAAGAGTGAAGATGAGTAAATCAAAGTCAATGGGGATCAATGCACTTTCAATTGGGAGCACTAAATGGGAGGAGTCCAAATTACTAGTGGATTTGGGAGAAAATGTCGGAGGGGAAGAAAAATAA